The DNA sequence GTCGAACTTGTCGTTCACTATCTTCACGGATTCCTCCTTTATCTTTGCAATAAGGGAATCATTGAGGTATCCCAGTGACTTGAGCTGGTCCTCGGCAACAGTGATCGGGTCTTTTTCGCTGCCTTCCTCCACCGATTCGCTCCTGTACTTTGACGGATCGTCTGAGGTGGAATGCGCCCCCATCCTGAAGCTTATGGCATCTATAAGCGTCGGTCCCTTGCCGGTTCTCGCCCTCTCTACGGCATCCATTGCCGCCCTGTAAGTCTCGATGAAGTTGTTCCCATCAACCTTTATGCCCTTCATGCCGTACGCGGCGGCTTTCTCAGATATTTCGACCTTTGTCTGCTTATCAGTTGGCAGCGATATTGCCCACCCATTATTCTCGCACAGGAAAACTACCGGCAGATTGAAAACCGCTGCAAGATTCATTGCTGCATGGAAGTCTGGAGTTGATGTCGAACCGTCGCCAAAGGTTGCAACAACAACAGTATCTTTCTTCTGGTACCTGAGTGCATATGCCGCACCTACGGCTAGCGGAAGGTTCGTTGCCACCGGGCTCTGCACAGACATGAAATTGTATTTCTTGGCAGTATAGTGGCTGGGCATCTGCCTTCCCTTTGACTCGTCCTCCTCGTTTCCCATGATCTGGTCGAGTATGACCTCTATAGGCACACCGCGATGGATCATCAGTGCAACGTCCCTGTAATACTGGAAGATTATGTCTTTCTGGTCAAGAGCCATGGAAAACCCGACCTGTGTGGCCTCCTGCCCTATGGAAGGAGTGTAGAACCCAATCCTTCCCTGCCTCTGAGCTGTCACAATTTTCTTGTCAAACGTCCTGGACAGCACCATTGCAGTGTATGCCCTGACGTAAACGTCCTTTTCATTCTGTTCATTCACCATTTCTGTCATTGTTCAACCTCCGTAATGTCCACGCTTCCGCTGCCCTGTAGGATGTCCTGACCAGGGGGCCCGACGCAACGTAGGAGAAACCGAGCCTGTACCCGATCTCCCCCAATCTTCTGAACCTCTCCTCCGGACAGTATTCCTTCACCTCGATCTGCTTCTTTGACGGCCGCAGGTACTGGCCGATGGTAAGGATATCCACGCCTGCGCCTCTTAGGTCCTCCATGGTATCTATGACTTCCTCATCGGACTCACCGTTTCCGAGCATAATTGAAGATTTTGTGATCTGCCTGCTATTTGATTCCTTCACATACCTCAGTAAGGATAATGACTGGTCATACCCAGCCCTGGCGTCCCTGATAACAGGAGTCAACCGCCGGACCGTTTCCACGTTGTGTGCAAGTACCTCGGGCTTTTCCCTGATTATATTGTCAATCAGGTCCCTCCTTCCCTGGAAGTCTGGTATTAGTACCTCAACATAGACTCCCGATTCCTTCACCTTCCTGATTACCCGGGAAAAATGGATCGACCCCTGGTCAGGGAGATCATCCCTGTCAACCGACGTAATAACAACATATTTTAATGCCATTGCCTCAACCGACTGGGCAACCTTTTCAGGTTCTTCCACGTCCAGCGGAAGCATTCCTCCATGTGTAACTGAGCAGAACCTGCAACCGCGGGAGCAGTTGCTCCCCATGATCATAAACGTTGCAGTGCCGCTGTCCCAGCACTCCGCGATATTCGGGCACCTTGCCTCCTCACACACAGTGTGAAGGGAACGTTCCCTTAAGGTGCCCTTTATGAAATTGTAACTGTTGCCCGAAGGTATGCTGACCTTCACATACTCTGGCTTCACGCACTTTAATGACTTGAAGATATACTAAACTATCGTAAATTTGGCAAGAGGCTCAGCTAAGTCTCTTGAAGAAGCTCCGGAGGAGGTCTAATGCCTTTTCCAGGTGCGCGGTTTCGGGAGTGAAGCAGAGCCTGAATGAGTTTACCGACCCGAAATATTCTCCGGAAGATATCAGCACACCTGTTTTTTCCAGGACCTGCCTGCACAGATCCACTGGTTTAATCCTCGCACTGTATTCCATGAGGCAGTAGGGCGTTACCCCCTCTTTCACCTCGGATTTCAA is a window from the Thermoplasmatales archaeon genome containing:
- a CDS encoding lipoyl synthase, whose protein sequence is MKPEYVKVSIPSGNSYNFIKGTLRERSLHTVCEEARCPNIAECWDSGTATFMIMGSNCSRGCRFCSVTHGGMLPLDVEEPEKVAQSVEAMALKYVVITSVDRDDLPDQGSIHFSRVIRKVKESGVYVEVLIPDFQGRRDLIDNIIREKPEVLAHNVETVRRLTPVIRDARAGYDQSLSLLRYVKESNSRQITKSSIMLGNGESDEEVIDTMEDLRGAGVDILTIGQYLRPSKKQIEVKEYCPEERFRRLGEIGYRLGFSYVASGPLVRTSYRAAEAWTLRRLNNDRNGE
- a CDS encoding transketolase, which encodes MTEMVNEQNEKDVYVRAYTAMVLSRTFDKKIVTAQRQGRIGFYTPSIGQEATQVGFSMALDQKDIIFQYYRDVALMIHRGVPIEVILDQIMGNEEDESKGRQMPSHYTAKKYNFMSVQSPVATNLPLAVGAAYALRYQKKDTVVVATFGDGSTSTPDFHAAMNLAAVFNLPVVFLCENNGWAISLPTDKQTKVEISEKAAAYGMKGIKVDGNNFIETYRAAMDAVERARTGKGPTLIDAISFRMGAHSTSDDPSKYRSESVEEGSEKDPITVAEDQLKSLGYLNDSLIAKIKEESVKIVNDKFDIQEKIPPPEPKTMFDDVYAEKNWIIKEEEDDIL